A region of Burkholderiales bacterium JOSHI_001 DNA encodes the following proteins:
- a CDS encoding nitrogenase-associated protein (PFAM: ArsC family~TIGRFAM: nitrogenase-associated protein): MARIVFYEKPGCGGNARQRALLLAVGHELEQRSLLAEPWTRETLLAFLAPLPVAQWFNRAAPRVKSGELVPEAMDADAALAALLAEPLLIRRPLMQREDGARLVGFDTAQVQAFVGLDGSAATPRNLEGCAAASDARPCPTA, from the coding sequence ATGGCCCGCATCGTCTTCTATGAAAAGCCCGGCTGCGGCGGCAACGCGCGCCAGCGCGCGCTGCTGCTGGCCGTCGGCCATGAACTGGAACAGCGCAGCCTGCTGGCCGAGCCCTGGACCCGCGAGACCCTGCTGGCCTTCCTGGCCCCGCTGCCGGTGGCGCAGTGGTTCAACCGCGCCGCGCCGCGCGTGAAAAGCGGCGAGCTGGTGCCCGAAGCGATGGACGCCGATGCGGCGCTGGCCGCGCTGCTGGCCGAGCCGCTGCTGATCCGTCGCCCGCTGATGCAGCGCGAGGACGGCGCGCGCCTGGTGGGCTTCGACACCGCCCAGGTGCAGGCCTTCGTGGGCCTGGATGGCAGCGCGGCCACGCCCCGCAACCTGGAAGGCTGTGCCGCAGCATCCGACGCGCGGCCCTGCCCAACCGCCTGA
- a CDS encoding ankyrin repeat-containing protein (PFAM: Ankyrin repeat): MSPESSLSAWLAANGFADVHTPAQHGNTPLMHAAWKGERDIAQALLDAGVDRAATNGDGNNALWLACVSRDLDLVRRLVASGVPIDHANFTGATALMYAASSGRTEVLKLLLALGANPRLTSQDDFSALDMAANLECLTLLRSASRAAA; encoded by the coding sequence ATGAGCCCCGAATCCTCCCTGTCTGCCTGGCTGGCCGCCAACGGCTTCGCCGATGTGCACACCCCGGCCCAGCACGGCAACACGCCGCTGATGCACGCCGCCTGGAAGGGCGAACGCGACATCGCCCAGGCCTTGCTGGACGCCGGCGTGGACCGCGCGGCCACCAACGGCGATGGCAACAACGCGTTGTGGCTGGCCTGTGTCAGCCGCGACCTGGACCTGGTGCGGCGGCTGGTGGCCTCGGGCGTGCCCATTGACCACGCCAATTTCACCGGCGCCACCGCGCTGATGTACGCCGCCAGCAGCGGCCGCACCGAGGTGCTGAAGCTGTTGCTGGCACTGGGCGCCAACCCGCGCCTGACCAGCCAGGACGATTTCAGCGCCTTGGACATGGCGGCCAACCTGGAGTGCCTGACCCTGCTGCGCAGCGCCTCACGCGCAGCCGCTTGA
- a CDS encoding nitroreductase family protein (PFAM: Nitroreductase family~TIGRFAM: SagB-type dehydrogenase domain) has translation MTEAADIARAYHQRSKHQLQRYAAGPDTLDWDAQPSPWRRFVGAPVQLLPLVADGLAASWSQIHQPGSVSPAPLNLQSVAALLELSFGLSAWKRQGPDRWALRCTPSSGNLHPTEAYVISQGVAGLEDGLWHYAPHEHALERRARWLPAEAKAAPALWLGLSSIHWREAWKYGERAFRYCQLDMGHAVGALRYAAAVLGWQAPALAWPHAELAAWLGCDRLDDFGRAEAEEPERMLAVGAVPAAAGPRGQLVDWLGQASLLDRHPMYRWPVIDEVSQATRAGPSVAVPAPDPPPWLAPPQGVQEGPMRAATLIRQRRSAQRFDARATMDADSFQALVQALQPQPGLPPWSASDPAPRVHPVWFVNRVQGLAPGAYVMPRSRGGEALLRQALPPSLNLAPVPGLPLLQLAQNPALAGTLRTLNCHQALGSDACVALAFLGEFDAVLTEQAHGYRALLNEAGLLGQVLYLHAEALGWRGTGIGCYFDDALHLLLGLDDPRLQSLYHFTLGAPLQDERIATEPAYAHLGPDRLRVQEMPA, from the coding sequence ATGACTGAAGCCGCCGACATCGCACGCGCCTACCACCAGCGCAGCAAGCACCAGTTGCAGCGCTACGCCGCAGGCCCAGACACCCTGGACTGGGACGCCCAACCCAGCCCCTGGCGCCGCTTCGTCGGTGCACCGGTTCAGCTGCTGCCGCTGGTGGCTGATGGGCTGGCGGCCAGCTGGTCGCAGATCCACCAGCCCGGTTCGGTGAGCCCTGCGCCGCTGAACCTGCAGAGCGTGGCCGCGCTGCTGGAGCTGAGCTTCGGCCTGTCCGCCTGGAAGCGGCAAGGCCCCGACCGCTGGGCCCTGCGCTGCACGCCCAGCAGCGGCAACCTGCACCCCACCGAGGCCTATGTCATCAGCCAGGGCGTGGCCGGGCTGGAAGACGGCCTGTGGCACTACGCGCCGCACGAACACGCGCTGGAACGCCGCGCGCGCTGGCTGCCGGCCGAAGCGAAGGCGGCACCGGCGCTGTGGCTGGGCCTGAGCAGCATCCACTGGCGCGAAGCCTGGAAGTACGGCGAGCGGGCCTTCCGCTACTGCCAGCTGGACATGGGCCACGCCGTGGGCGCCTTGCGTTACGCCGCCGCGGTGCTGGGTTGGCAGGCGCCGGCCCTGGCCTGGCCCCATGCCGAGCTGGCTGCCTGGCTGGGCTGCGACCGCCTGGATGATTTTGGCCGCGCCGAAGCCGAAGAACCGGAACGGATGCTGGCCGTGGGCGCGGTCCCGGCCGCCGCCGGCCCCCGGGGCCAGTTGGTGGACTGGTTGGGCCAGGCCAGCCTGCTGGACCGCCACCCCATGTACCGCTGGCCGGTGATTGACGAGGTCTCGCAGGCCACGCGCGCCGGGCCCTCCGTGGCGGTGCCGGCGCCAGACCCGCCACCCTGGCTGGCACCGCCGCAAGGGGTTCAAGAAGGCCCCATGCGCGCCGCCACGTTGATCCGCCAGCGCCGCAGCGCGCAGCGCTTCGACGCCCGGGCGACGATGGACGCCGACAGCTTCCAGGCCCTGGTGCAGGCCCTGCAGCCGCAACCGGGCCTGCCGCCCTGGTCCGCCAGCGACCCCGCGCCGCGCGTGCACCCGGTGTGGTTCGTCAACCGGGTGCAGGGCCTGGCACCGGGCGCCTACGTCATGCCGCGTTCACGCGGTGGTGAAGCGCTGCTGCGCCAGGCCCTGCCGCCTTCGCTGAACCTGGCCCCGGTGCCCGGCCTGCCGCTGCTGCAGCTGGCCCAGAACCCCGCGCTGGCCGGCACCCTGCGCACGCTGAACTGCCACCAGGCCCTGGGTTCGGACGCCTGCGTGGCGCTGGCCTTCCTGGGCGAGTTCGACGCCGTGCTCACCGAGCAGGCGCACGGCTACCGCGCCCTGCTGAACGAAGCCGGCCTGCTGGGCCAGGTGCTGTACCTGCACGCCGAAGCGCTGGGCTGGCGCGGCACCGGCATCGGTTGTTATTTCGACGACGCCCTGCACCTGCTGCTGGGCCTGGACGACCCGCGGCTGCAGAGCCTGTACCACTTCACCCTCGGGGCGCCGCTGCAGGACGAGCGCATCGCCACCGAGCCTGCCTACGCGCACCTGGGGCCGGACCGGCTGCGGGTGCAGGAGATGCCCGCATGA
- a CDS encoding putative regulatory protein, FmdB family (PFAM: Zinc ribbon domain~TIGRFAM: putative regulatory protein, FmdB family), whose product MPLYDYHCQACGQDFELLVRASSTPACPHCASTALDKQVSRVAPAGTSAGIIAAGRRAAAREGHFSNYSKAERSKLPK is encoded by the coding sequence ATGCCCCTGTACGACTACCACTGCCAAGCCTGCGGCCAGGACTTCGAACTGCTGGTGCGCGCCAGCAGCACGCCGGCCTGCCCGCACTGCGCCAGCACCGCGCTGGACAAGCAGGTCTCGCGCGTGGCCCCAGCCGGCACCAGCGCCGGGATCATCGCCGCCGGCCGCCGGGCCGCGGCGCGCGAAGGCCACTTCAGCAACTACAGCAAGGCCGAACGCTCCAAGCTGCCCAAGTAG